The window AAGCACGACTGTATTgctctcattttctttttcccagCTTAAAGTTGCATTCTTGGAAGCTGATGTTTTCATTTTTGAGCTaaatttaagtgctttttgggCTGCAATTTAATTTCCAGGAAGTAGAGGATCAAAACTATTGGCAGACGTGAGTTAAGCCAGTTGACGCCTGCCACCCGCACCCAAATTAAAATTCACCTTTCCTcgtaaattagagtagtttgGAATAAAATATCGTATGATtgtcgaaaagaaaaaaatgatcaaaCCTTTGAAGTTAACAATGTAAGCATATTTAGATTCTTAATATTTCCACATCCTCTTTGAATCTGTTGTACATGGTACTTTCCAGTTTTTAGTTTGTGTGTCCTAGATTGGATAATCTTTCTGTTCTTCTTCTAAAGGCGCCATTGTTTTCGTTTACTGGCAGATTGAACTGATATGGTAATTGTATTCGAAGACGCAATCAGTATTCTGAAGGTGTAGTTTGACATTTGGGATGCTTAGATAAAGATTGAACAAAGTATATGCCAGCACTTCAGATTTCCTATGATGGAGCCAAAGGAAGCTTATGACATCGAGCGTATGACCTCTACGCAGAATATTCAGCATGAGCTGTGGCCACTCGATGAAATTGATCCGAAGAAGGCAAAGTTTCCCTGCTGTATAGTTTGGACTCCACTCCCGGTAGTCTCTTGGTTGGCACCATTCATTGGACATGTTGGCATTTGCAGGGAGGATGGAGATATTTTAGATTTTTCTGGTTCCAATTTTGTGAATGTTGATGATTTCGCATTTGGTCCTGTAGCCAGATATCTCCAAATTGATAGAAAACAGGTAATGTGTCGTGTCATTGTTCTTAAATTGTCCCTTTAAGAAGTTGAGTTTTATTTAAAACTTGcttagatcaaatttttatgCCCCTTTCCGAGCTAGATGAACAAGCAGTTTGACATAGGCGTCTTGATTTCTTATCATCTTTTTGGTTGTTACGTGCAGTGTTGTTTTGCCCCGAATCTGGGTAGCCACACTTGCAAGCATGGGTACAAGCATTCAGAGTTTGGGACTGCAATAACGTGGGATGATGCCTTGCAGTCAAGTTCGCGGTACTTTGAACACAAAACCTACAACCTCTTCACTTGCAACTGCCATTCATTTGTGGCCAACTCTCTCAATCGGCTCTGCTGTGGTGGATCAATGAGTTGGAACATGATCAATGTGGCAGGCTTAGTACTGCTTAAGGGGCATTGGGTTGACGCCACATCCGTCTTGAGGGCGTTCCTCCCTTTTGTATTGGTGCTCGCTCTTGGTGTTGCCATGGTTGGATGGCCATTCGTTGTTGCGCTTTTCTCCTTCCCGCTCCTCCTTCTGGTGTGGTTTATACTGGGCAGTTATTGTTTCAAGACCTTGTTAGAGTGCTAGTTCCGTCACAATGTCGAAAAGTTCGAGGGAGTAAGCAGGATGTTATGTGGTAATGTTCCTCTGCATGGCTCCAGTTCCTGATGCAATTTTGTTATATGTTTTTTGTGAATAACGCTTCTGATGCCAAACTGAGTCAATTTATTCAATTGTAGATGAATGATTTAGAAAGCTTATCGACTTTGTGCAGTCTGTAACATGCTTGGGTTATGATTCCGAACAAGTCAGGGAACCCATGTTGCATCCATAGCTAGAGTGAACGTTCATAACTGGTCTATTTGCCAGATGATGAACTTCACGTTGTGTAACGGCTGCTTCAAATCAATAAAATTCTCTAATTTTTGTACTTCCAATTAGAGCGAACAAAATTTCTATCAAGTTGATAACAGTGATCATTAGTTGTTGCCCCCGCTGTGGGGTGATCGAAACATTAGCAAGGTTTTAGTCACATACAGACTAATCTTATTACAAGTAGAGTCCGGTAAGGCAAGGCCAAAGTGAGAATTTCTTTGAAAAGCACTCGGACAAAGTTTGAGATGAGCAACGGGAGCTTTGCCCCTCCGGTTACCTTCGTGCTTATGCGGAGGAAAATTATGCACCGTCGGGTATCTATAGCCTTCTCAGCACTTCAACTCATGCTCCATACTTGGGGGCCTTCCAAAGCTTAAAGGCCACTTCGTGCAGAAACCTATCTGCCGGTATTACAAGATTTCCACCATTCTGCGTAGAAAAGAACAAGTTTCAGAGTTCATTTGTAAAAATGCACTATGCCATTCTAGTGAATGTATCCTAGTTTGGTAAATTCGGAATCTTTGAACTCGACGTGAGATTTATAACCAGATAATGCCATCTTGTACAACAGAGATCAACTCAGGAAGTTTTATTAGCCGTAAATCTGTTAAGAAATCCAGTATGTGCCATCTTGTAAAACCAGTATCTGATAATCCCCAGCGTACCTCTTTGAAATCTTTAAAGGAAAATGTCTCTGCCATATCCTTGCGGGTTACGGCATATTGCCACTGAGCAATTAACATTGGGCAATGGTCCCTGTTCACACAAAGATAGCAGGAGTTATGAGTTATTTCAAATGGCGCAAGAAACCGCTAAATTTTCACTCACCTAACATCCTTCCGAGGATTCTCTCCTTTCATGGTGTAACTTTGACGAGGAATAAGCTTCGCAAGATCAGAGTTTTCATCATCTTTTCTGATTGAGACGGACAAATTGGTAACATCGTTTTCTGAGACCTTCCCATAGTTTAACACAACAGACAAGTGCAAGCGGGAACTGACCTCAGATCCCGGCTGGTCTATTTGCGATATAGCACCAACCAAAGCATTGAGATATTCCACCTCAGCAGCCCCAACATGAGCAAAGACCAAATCATACTGGCTCGACTCCACTACCTTCCCTTCTTGAAATCCAAGCAGCTTAAGTAACTCAGATGCCCCGAAATTAACCGGTTGTTCAGCGCCTGCTGGACTGTTTTTAAGAAAACCGTCAATTTGGAATACGCTGAAACCAAGTTTGGTACCAAAAGatttcaaacttgaattgtttgTAAATATAGCAGCTTTCATCCCCATGAACCTGAAGCATTACAAAAACACAACTTATGAACCAGTTGAAATTGGATTATCAAAAGTTAATCTTTTCGGAACATTGCTAATTATAACTGAGTGAGCACGAACCAAAAGTTGTTTTACCTTTCGGATATGGGAAtcaaggatttcttctctctttcttcttcagtGATTCCTGAACTCTGAGAAACCAAgtacaaaaaaactaattaGGATGACAACCATTTCGTAAAACATTTATAATTACAGCTCCGTAAGAATGTCAAGTACGTCGATCATACCGTATAAAGGTAGGCTTCATATGCATCCAGCAGTACTGCAAACTCTCTAACTATTCTCTCGTCCTCGCTTTCTGCAGTCTAAACTCAAGTAAATCCCAGTGCTCtttgacgaaaaaaaaaaatcacagtgGTGATAAAGCAGTAAAAAAGCATACCAAAATGTACATGGAAACGaaatcagtaaaaaaaaaaaaaaaaaaattgaaatgcaaTGTATTGGCAATTAATTTTTATCAGTTGGGTTAAAATGTATAGGGTTCTAAATGCCAAGAAAACTTAAGCActtgaaaaattaacaaacttgATTAAACCCACAAAAGCAAAGCTGAAAATCCATGATTATCTACGTATTTAATTAGTGTTTTGATAAGAAATCAATTGGGATTATTTCTTAGTAACGATAATTACTGTAACTATTGTTCAAAGATTAGAATTTGCagagacacagagagagagagagagagagaaaacctGAGGGAGGAGAAATGGGGAGGCTCAGGAATCCACAGGAAGCTTTGGAAACGAGAGAGTGGAGATGGGTGTGTGACGGGTCGACGAATCGGGCCGACCCATCTCCGTACAGAACCAAAGCTCGGCTGGGTTTGTCCGCCATTCCTGTATCTGCGACAGCAGGAAGATGAAAGATGCGATTTTTGGGAAAGCGTACCCCAAATAAATATGGATGGTAGGGGAATATTATGCACGTGGCGTGATTTGGAGGCCGTAGCAGTAAAAGCCAGATGCCTCTGACGGCGAGATAATACATATTCAAAtgaaatgtcaaattttaaacatcaaaatgataatTGATAGTTTATGTGACAATTTGTACAATATTTTACTCCAGccattataaaataataatgtcttttaataaaaaatttatctttttgtAGAATCCAATAATTAAgtcaaccaatcaaatatttcaaaaacataacaacatttattatgtattatattaatctattaaaaaatcatttaatgaaTTTGACAGCAAAGGCTTTGCTTTCAAATGATTCAACGTCACATAAGAAATTGAAGGCTCGGTTGGAGAGAGTTTGCTGTCATCTTGTATTGTTGTATGTCTACGTATCAATTTTaacatctcatttgaagatgctctaaaaATGGTACTTCTTATCTACCATCAGAAAGTGTGAAGTAAAAATTCAGACCAGTGCAAAACAATGACTTGAAGAAACAAAGGGCAGGAGATTGAGGACTATTTAAGGCCAGTGGAAGCTGCAATCTCCATGGATCACAAAGAAGTTTAAACTACACCATCAATCAATTAAAGTTAGAAAACCAAGTCTACTGCTTTAGTTTAGAAGAGGGTTCATTGAATCGAATTCAAATGTACTGATGGATGACTGTAGTGGATATTTAATTATGGTGCTGAGGTGCTACTGATCTTTGACACTTTTCAGGTCAAGAGGAATCGATCAATGCAGCTTACGGCGAAACTCTGTCATTGACTTGCGTATCCACCAAAGAAGAGACATTAGAAAATTCATGGAGTTGACGAGAGAATTCGTTGTTGGAAAGGTCTAATGCTTGCAGCAATGGAAGAGAAAACTTAGACAACGCAATGCCTCCATCGAGTAGGTTGGGACTCAAGTCAACAAACGCCAAATTGACAAGGTTTTCCCAATGAGTGGAACTAATGGAAGTAAGGAACTGCTGAACTTGTTCTCTGACATTTGTAAATCGTACAAGTATGTGAGGTTTGCCATCAACTTTGGGAACTCCATCGCTGTCCAATTAGGCACAAATAGCGAACAGAATCGAAATATAAGAAAGTCCAAATAAATCTCCCATTACCTGACGTTTTCAAGCAAATTCTCTTGTTTATATTTAGTTGCCTTGGTTTCGTTACATGAATTATTTCTAACCCGGGTTTTCATGAATATTGAACTCATCCACTAGATTTTAGTGGGCTCAATAATTCTTCCTTGAATACGAAAGACCCTCAAAAAAGCGAATAGTCCACTATAGATTGAACTCATTGTGaaccttttctatttttagTAGCGGCTCATTACGGACCCCTTAGAGATAGGGTAGGGGAGAGGTTTTCTTGTGGTATTTAATGTGGGCATCGCTCTTTCCTTTGTCCTTTCCCCCGATTTTTGTGATTACTCCCGATCAAAAACACCCCTTTTCCATTCATAGAGATATCCGATCGTCAAAATCCAACTCCGGCGTGTCAGCTTAGTAATCCTCATAAATGCCACTTACTTGATCTCTAGCTTCCCAATTGGTAGTGGCACATTGGAATGTCTATTTCGGACAACATTTTGAGGTTGCCAATAGAGACGGGCAGTACCCCTGAAAAGTTTGTGATACTCAGGTCCAGAATCCGAAGATAACCCTTTTTGGGAAATTCAGGTAAGGAACCTTGAAGCATTTGATTTACCAACAAGTCAACAGTCTGCAATGTAGATATCCGGACGATCTCGGGGGGAAATGTTCCACACAATCCACATACACTGAGAGTCAAGGAAGTCAAGTTTGAAAAATTGGCAAAGAAGGCTGGAACTGGGGAATAGAGGTGAGTATAATCCAATCGAATCACAGATATAGAAGTAAGCTTGGCAAGGCACCGATCAATGGGGCCTGAAAGAGAAGTGTTGTACAAGCTCAACGCTCTCAGGTGCGGAAGTGAAGATGAAATCACTTTGCACCAGTCACCACCCTTTTCTGCTGATAGGTTTACATAATCAAAATATAACTCTTGAAGCTCGGTGAGACTTTGAACCAGCATGGTTAAATTGGGTTTCTTAAGTTCTAAGTAATTTTCAGAAAGATCAAGAACTGTCAACTTTATCAAGTGCGAAATCCCAATTGGTATTTGCCCCCCAAAACCATTACGGGATAGGTTTAGATACCTCAAATTTGCAAGCTTTCCGATGGCAGATGGAATTTGAGAGCCGTAATATCTGTTATCAGCAAACTTGAGGCTTTGAAGATGTTGAAGATCGAAGAGACTTCTGGAGTAGTGAATCCCTTTGCGCATGATGTATCAATCTGAAATGAGCTAGGCATGTATGTTTAGTAAAAGCAATGTGTTTGTATATCAGTAGGTGAAGAAGTAGTTGGGGAGTTCATCCCTCTGCAGCCTGGTTGGCTGTAACTGCTGTACATATAGTCACGCGTTCTAAGCTACTTTTACTCTCCTAGTCCTAGACAGTAGACATAAAGGCTGGTCCTCATTCTTCCTGAGCGTTTGGTTGGTCCTGCATGCATGCAAGCCGGATTCAATGATTTTAACCAACCGGCAGCTACTCGGGAGTCCTGAATGTCAGAGGCGGCGTTGAGGGGAGCAAAATGTGCAATCGCACAGGTTCCCAAATTTGAAGGGctctaaaaaaaattttggtatcttatatttatatgtaataatgttatatattaaaaaaatacttttattagcactttaaaatctTATAGTGTacttgccacttagtactacggtctaatggtattccttttcattggtaagtaagaggtcttatgtttgattatcgccaaagacgaatttgaactacattattgctagcccattgtgagacttagcctGCGCCACCactctcttagtgtagataatatcatttattaaaaaaaaaaaaaaaaaaatcttatagtGCACTTTTAtaagtgtaaattttttttctttctaaatataaaaatttggaatACATAATGAGATCTTAAGTGTGCCAATAACAACACCttaaaaaacaattttcttttcaattttattatataataatgctatatattcaagtgaaactttaaagttagagtttttgaagcttttttattttttctttatttggttGCTTAAGTTGaactgttttttattatttagtgaAGGTCAAACATTATTATTTAGTGAATGTCATGTTTGTAAttctttttacttatttaatagCACATGGAAACTTACAATAAGTGAGTCCTAAAGATTAGGGCTAGGTTCGATTCAAAACAgttcggttttttgccaaaactgaaatttcggttcggttcggttcatttttttcggtttcggttttttccggttcggttttggtttttttcggttttttatttttatttttaaatgatgtaAATGGAAGGAACCTACCTATCAACCTCCCAGTTCTCATATATCAGAGAATTGAGAGCCTCAAAATCCTAAATATATTCAAGTAATTCAACTACTTGTGATCAAGCAGAacgaattcaaattttcaaaagttaagcaaatacataaacatatattcttcAAGGAAATGTACATCTCCaggattcaaaattcaaaaactttaaaatttacaaaatcatgaaataaCTCAACAAATTAACTGATCGAtgcaaatcgaaaaaaaaaaaaagcaattggGTTCTTCTAAATACCATAATCGGACTTCAATTGCACATGCCCAGTGCCCACATTCAAATTCATAGTCAAGTCCACAATAGATctagaaaattccaaaacatattcagagaaaaatacaaactttttcaccttaaattacataaatttcaaatgggtaaccatacaattaaaaacctatgaactaacaaataaataaaaccacaaCCTTTGTTGCAACGATATTGCCATGATCGTTGCAAGCTCTTTCAATTCCTCTTTTCGTCGAATCTCAAAAAGGGCGAGGGGAAATcatggtttggaagaaggaatCCGCGAGGAGGACAGGAGAGGACTGGAGAGAGAGtgatttggagagagagagagagagagaggaagcaaAGGCAAAGAGGAAGCAGAGGACGGAACAGAGAGGTGTTTGAGATCTGAAATGAAATGGGTTTGTAAAGttaagaaattttataaagcattaaaaataagaaacctATAAATAAATTACTGGTACAATTATAACAACATAAAGTCTACAGTCAAGTTGGCTTGTGACAACCAATCCCAACCCGCAGGGAAAGGGTTCAAACCTTGACGGCAACATGtaattttttagtatttatatatgatttttttcggtttggttcagtccggttcggtttttttcagcctcggttcggtttggttttcagtttttttcggttttcggttttttgaacccactcctattaaagattgttttgatttaagttttttttttttttttttttgtcgaattaAGTTATTATCTTTTAGTACCAATGTATTGtcctacttaaaaaaaattaaaaaaaaatcttaaaaatgggtcattttataaattttgcacAAAACTTCCGAAATCTGGCTCTTCCGAATGTCCCCCTGGGTCAACAGAGTGCCATCGACTCCACTATGCTAATGCGGGCGGGCGGGGACCAGTTCCTACGTCGACATATGCTTTAGCATATGGTGGTGGAGTTGACAAAGTATCAGATTTGACGTTATTGCGAATCCATTGCTGTACAAACTCAACTGGTTAATATTTAATGTTTTGGTATCCTTTTTTCCCAGCTTATGGGGCAGCAATGATGCCATTATTCCTGGTTTAGTCCGCAAGTTAGCTGCAACTGCAAGTCCATCTCAACTCAAACATAAAAGAGTAGCTTTGTTGGCGTGTTAGATATCAAACTACGTCGTTTTCCTGATTTGTGAGTTGTGACAAATAGCCAAAGGCAATGAACAAGTTGGAGCTCAATCACGTACGCTTTTTCACGTTTCCAATTCCAATTAATGGGTAATGCGTTGgaaaattattaataaatgtTATTTTCTCGTTTGCACACTTATATTtaattctatttatttatttttatttgattaaaagacGAAAAATAAACGTAAGAAAAAATGTGAGCAAAACATATTTACTTTTATAATTATGTTTTCCATTACATTAGGGTTACATATTATGCTAATCAAGTACAATGATGTTACTAAACTGTACCAACTTTTGTTTTCCTTCCCAACAAATTATTCAGTCTTAGGCCGTTATCATTTGCACTATATGGTTGGTTCCAAATCATCAAAAGAAGAGGGAATTTTCATGTGACATGTTTCAATATTTCATAAAAGTGGATActagaaaatgaaaatcaagtgaagattatttttggtaaaacaaaaagcGTTTGTAGCTTGAGTGGTTTTAGAATGTTCAGTCTTgtattcattttccttttttttttatttttttatttttttgtatttgatttaataaaaaaactcgGATGGGATTCGAGCAATTTTGTTTTGGTTCCTACACAACTAGATTGAATCAAATCAAAGTTAGTTTGGTTTGACTTGGttaaaaagtacaaaaaacaaaaccgaatCGTAATTCCTCTCAATTTAATTGTCTAAATTCTGATTACATATTAACGAATGAACTATTATATCAATCGTTCAAACACCAAAATTTAgaagtttttaatattattcaaatatcaacatcagtttaattaaaattagaagATCTAAGACCGAATCAAACCGGACTGCGCCCTCCTGCGGCCTCACCGAACCCTTTTGACCTACCCTAAACAAACCTTAAACGCTAACTTCCAAATCCGAAATAAAATTTTGGTGACCCGCCGGCATTATAAAAACTCCCACAAGTGTGGCGATTTCCAGTTTCCACCGGCGACGGAATCCCCCAcacattttgtttaattaattccAAGATTTATGAGTTTATGACTCCATGTTGACCACGCCACCCTAACTCTGGTTGGTCtcctctcgctctctctctctctctacactctCTTCCAATCGCGATTTCCCATTGGTGAAGCTTTTCGACCGTCGCGGTTTCCGTCGTTTAACTGCCGCCCGCCGCGCAGCTGCATTTCTGCAATGTTGAGAAGAAGTGCGTCCTCCTCCTCGCTCGGCATCCTCGCCGTTGTCGTCCCTGCTCTGCTGCTTCTGAGCTCAGATTTGCTTTTCTCACTCTCGCTCGCTGACCCGCTCGCTGCTGCTGACGACTCGGTCACTGAAGCAGATCTCCTCCTCAACGCCAACGCCACCGAGTCCAATGTCTCGCTCTCTAAGCCCAAAGAAGGAAGCTTTGCGGATATGATCGATAAAGCTCTGGAGAACGAGTTCAAAGAGAGTGATCAGAACGAAGGTTCGTATTAGATCCGATGCCCTTCCTCGTTCTATGCATTTTGGCTCGAATTAGGGTTTTAGGTCGAAACCCGGAACGAAAAGAGAAGAAATTTTAAAGGATCTTCGATTTTGTGTTTGGCTGAGAGGAAAAGATGAAAaatttgttaagaaaagttgGTTGTGGTGAA of the Pyrus communis chromosome 1, drPyrComm1.1, whole genome shotgun sequence genome contains:
- the LOC137736949 gene encoding uncharacterized protein; amino-acid sequence: MADKPSRALVLYGDGSARFVDPSHTHLHSLVSKASCGFLSLPISPPSESEDERIVREFAVLLDAYEAYLYTSSGITEEEREKKSLIPISERFMGMKAAIFTNNSSLKSFGTKLGFSVFQIDGFLKNSPAGAEQPVNFGASELLKLLGFQEGKVVESSQYDLVFAHVGAAEVEYLNALVGAISQIDQPGSEVSSRLHLSVVLNYGKVSENDVTNLSVSIRKDDENSDLAKLIPRQSYTMKGENPRKDVRDHCPMLIAQWQYAVTRKDMAETFSFKDFKENGGNLVIPADRFLHEVAFKLWKAPKYGA
- the LOC137712529 gene encoding leucine-rich repeat receptor protein kinase EMS1-like, which codes for MRKGIHYSRSLFDLQHLQSLKFADNRYYGSQIPSAIGKLANLRYLNLSRNGFGGQIPIGISHLIKLTVLDLSENYLELKKPNLTMLVQSLTELQELYFDYVNLSAEKGGDWCKVISSSLPHLRALSLYNTSLSGPIDRCLAKLTSISVIRLDYTHLYSPVPAFFANFSNLTSLTLSVCGLCGTFPPEIVRISTLQTVDLLVNQMLQGSLPEFPKKGYLRILDLSITNFSGVLPVSIGNLKMLSEIDIPIDGVPKVDGKPHILVRFTNVREQVQQFLTSISSTHWENLVNLAFVDLSPNLLDGGIALSKFSLPLLQALDLSNNEFSRQLHEFSNVSSLVDTQVNDRVSP
- the LOC137736960 gene encoding protein REVERSION-TO-ETHYLENE SENSITIVITY1-like, whose product is MMEPKEAYDIERMTSTQNIQHELWPLDEIDPKKAKFPCCIVWTPLPVVSWLAPFIGHVGICREDGDILDFSGSNFVNVDDFAFGPVARYLQIDRKQCCFAPNLGSHTCKHGYKHSEFGTAITWDDALQSSSRYFEHKTYNLFTCNCHSFVANSLNRLCCGGSMSWNMINVAGLVLLKGHWVDATSVLRAFLPFVLVLALGVAMVGWPFVVALFSFPLLLLVWFILGSYCFKTLLEC